From a single Pseudophryne corroboree isolate aPseCor3 chromosome 6, aPseCor3.hap2, whole genome shotgun sequence genomic region:
- the LOC134933255 gene encoding uncharacterized protein LOC134933255 has protein sequence MESLRAVIASLEGGDLMVSLDIKDAYLHVPIYPPHQAYLRFAVQDCHYQFQTLPFGLSTAPRIFTKVMAEMMVLLRKQGVTIIPYLDDLLIKARSREQLLSSVSLSLRVLQQHGWILNIPKSQLVPTTRLTFLGMILDTDQKRVYLPTEKAQELMTLVRNLLKPKQVSVHHCTLVLGKMVASYEAILFGRFHARTFQWDLLDKWSGSHLQIHRLITLSPQGQGISPVVAAECSPSRGPQVRHSGLGSGDHGREPPRLGSSHTRKKLPGSLVKSRNLSSHQRPGAEGHIQRASSSGDLASRLTSSDPVRQHHRSGSCKPPGRHKEQSGNGGSHQDSSLGGKSCKRTVSSVHSGSGQLGSRLPQQT, from the coding sequence atggaatcactcagagcggtcatcgccagcctggaagggggggatttaatggtatccctagacataaaggatgcataccttcatgttccaatatatccacctcatcaggcgtacctgagatttgcggtacaggattgtcattaccaatttcagacgttgccgtttgggctttccacggccccgaggattttcaccaaggtaatggcggaaatgatggtgctcctgcgcaagcagggggtcacaattatcccgtacttggacgatctcctcataaaagcgagatcaagagagcagttgctgagcagcgtgtcactttcactgagagtgttacagcaacacggctggattctcaatatcccgaagtcgcagctggttcctacgactcgtctgaccttcttgggcatgattctggatacggaccagaaaagggtttatcttccaacggaaaaggctcaagaactcatgactctggtcaggaacctgttgaaaccaaaacaggtgtcagtgcatcactgcactctagtcctgggaaagatggtggcatcttacgaggccattctgttcggcaggttccatgcgaggaccttccaatgggacctactggacaagtggtccgggtcacatctacagattcatcggttgatcacgctgtccccccagggccagggtatctctcctgtggtggctgcagagtgctcaccttctagagggccgcaggttcggcattcaggactgggttctggtgaccacggacgcgagcctccgaggttggggagcagtcacacaaggaagaaacttccagggtctttggtcaagtcaagaaacttgtcttcacatcaacgtcctggagctgagggccatatacaacgcgcttcgtcaagcggagaccttgcttcgcgacttaccagttctgatccagtcagacaacatcaccgcagtggctcatgtaaaccgccagggcggcacaaggagcagagtggcaatggcggaagccaccaggattcttcgctgggcggaaaatcgtgtaagcgcactgtcagcagtgttcattccgggagtggacaactgggaagcagacttcctcagcagacatga